The Triticum dicoccoides isolate Atlit2015 ecotype Zavitan chromosome 6A, WEW_v2.0, whole genome shotgun sequence genome has a window encoding:
- the LOC119315106 gene encoding 50S ribosomal protein L3, chloroplastic-like — protein sequence MAMAAASIGGALGFLAPRRRGVSFAAAAGRRRPSLAVVRAASYEAGVGVMATKVGMMTYFDPENGKPVPVTVVGFREGGNVVTQVKTAATDGYDAVQVGYHGVREDKLTRPELGHLGKASAPPLRHLQEFRLVAVDAFDPGQALEFNELFKEGDLVDVSAKSIGKGFQGGIKRHNFKRGLMTHGSKSHRALGSIGAGTTPGRVYKGKKMPGRMGGTKTKIRKLKIVRIDNDLKVVMIKGAIPGKQGNLLRITPAKIVGKNIPKS from the exons ATGGCCATGGCGGCCGCGAGCATCGGCGGCGCACTGGGCTTCCTCGCCCCGCGCCGTCGCGGCGTGTCCTTCGCTGCGGCGGCAGGTCGTAGGAGGCCGTCGCTGGCGGTGGTGCGCGCGGCGTCGTACGAGGCGGGCGTCGGGGTGATGGCGACCAAGGTGGGGATGATGACCTACTTCGACCCGGAAAACGGGAAGCCGGTGCCGGTGACGGTGGTCGGGTTCAGGGAGGGGGGCAACGTGGTGACGCAGGTGAAGACCGCCGCCACCGACGGCTACGACGCCGTGCAGGTCGGGTACCACGGCGTGCGCGAGGACAAGCTCACCCGCCCGGAGCTGGGCCACCTCGGCAAGGCCAGCGCGCCGCCGCTGCGGCACCTGCAGGAGTTCCGCCTGGTGGCCGTCGACGCCTTCGACCCCGGCCAGGCGCTCGAGTTCAACGAGCTCTTCAAGGAGGGCGACCTCGTCGACGTCTCCGCCAAATCCATCGGAAAGGGATTCCAAG GTGGAATTAAGAGGCACAACTTCAAGCGTGGTCTGATGACTCACGGTTCCAAGAGCCACAGAGCCCTAGGTTCGATCGGTGCGGGGACAACCCCAGGGCGGGTGTACAAGGGGAAGAAGATGCCCGGGAGGATGGGCGGAACCAAGACCAAGATCAGGAAGCTCAAGATTGTCAGGATCGACAATGATCTCAAAGTTGTGATGATCAAGGGAGCCATTCCCGGGAAGCAGGGGAACCTTCTCCGCATCACGCCAGCGAAGATTGTCGGCAAGAACATCCCCAAGAGCTAG